The Stygiolobus azoricus genome window below encodes:
- a CDS encoding RAMP superfamily CRISPR-associated protein, translated as MGKMEVYLFKLKFNTPYGLRVGGPKESIDTLTALRMEGYYVIPWSSWKGIFRRATEILFASENHFKEHREEKVDNQKVEELLKARGFTLEEVMKAKNLESKSDELQRFIAMLNCPIERLYGSEYFASAVTFSDTLIDAGINLRTHAVIDRVTGGVREQHLFKEEIVDVKSVSAKVIVRDGIKEWLETLKFLSQVGTFIGGGKSRGIGYAALDLKESEYAKIDSLTGRPKFQPLSDIIKG; from the coding sequence ATGGGTAAAATGGAAGTATACTTGTTTAAGTTAAAGTTCAACACCCCATATGGTCTGAGAGTCGGAGGGCCTAAGGAGAGCATAGACACTTTGACAGCCCTGAGAATGGAGGGATATTACGTGATCCCGTGGAGTAGCTGGAAGGGGATCTTCAGAAGGGCTACAGAGATACTTTTCGCTAGCGAAAACCACTTCAAAGAGCACAGAGAGGAGAAAGTCGATAATCAGAAAGTCGAGGAGTTACTTAAGGCTAGGGGGTTTACGTTGGAAGAAGTGATGAAGGCTAAGAATCTAGAGTCAAAGTCAGATGAATTACAGAGGTTCATCGCAATGCTCAACTGCCCAATAGAGAGGTTATATGGTAGTGAGTACTTCGCTTCTGCAGTGACTTTCTCCGACACGTTAATAGACGCGGGGATCAACTTGAGGACACACGCAGTAATCGACAGAGTGACCGGAGGAGTGAGGGAACAACACTTGTTTAAGGAAGAGATAGTAGATGTGAAGAGCGTAAGCGCAAAGGTTATTGTCAGGGATGGGATTAAAGAGTGGTTAGAGACCTTAAAGTTTCTGAGCCAAGTAGGGACTTTCATAGGTGGTGGGAAGTCGAGAGGAATAGGTTATGCCGCATTGGACTTAAAGGAGAGCGAGTACGCTAAAATTGACAGCCTCACCGGAAGGCCTAAATTCCAACCGTTGAGCGACATTATTAAGGGATAG